The Pseudomonas iranensis genome includes a window with the following:
- a CDS encoding SRPBCC family protein translates to MSNLQPDTLIKNPQGCRVVSSVEVPADAAKVWAIVGDFAGFDRFIPALSHTEMTGEGVSSLRKKIFKDGNVVVEQLNSRDEQARRMTWTTIYNTLGVANLWAAMQVESLSEGKSRATWTIIAEPAAGGDEALPGFRDFVQGFADDAMGNVLKLFV, encoded by the coding sequence ATGAGCAATCTGCAACCCGACACCCTGATCAAAAACCCGCAAGGCTGCCGCGTTGTGTCGTCGGTGGAAGTGCCGGCGGACGCGGCAAAAGTCTGGGCGATCGTTGGCGATTTCGCTGGCTTCGATCGATTCATTCCGGCGCTGTCGCACACCGAAATGACCGGCGAGGGCGTGTCATCGCTGCGCAAGAAAATCTTCAAGGACGGCAACGTCGTGGTCGAGCAACTCAACTCGCGCGATGAACAGGCGCGGCGCATGACCTGGACGACGATCTACAACACGTTGGGGGTGGCGAATCTGTGGGCAGCGATGCAGGTGGAGTCGCTGAGCGAAGGGAAGTCGCGGGCGACCTGGACGATCATTGCCGAACCGGCTGCGGGTGGGGATGAAGCATTGCCGGGGTTCAGGGATTTCGTGCAGGGGTTTGCCGATGATGCGATGGGCAATGTGCTGAAGCTGTTTGTTTAA